From the Cucurbita pepo subsp. pepo cultivar mu-cu-16 chromosome LG05, ASM280686v2, whole genome shotgun sequence genome, one window contains:
- the LOC111795128 gene encoding transcription factor bHLH63-like, producing the protein MLLKSEMTMSEKQRTPVKWRRSHGDCHSLSPVSNQASRVNDFQDLLAPGGWPELTKYEFSSTVTCSPPPEANSVAVGEFPKKRKANKNKELKSKLGNAESDKRIKPNIEEEEETEKTEETEETETSKQSSRASDCVHVRARPGQATDSHSLAERARREKISERMKYLQNLVPGCNKIAGKAGMLDEIINYVQSLQQQVEFLSIKLATTNPTLDFINVDDPLCKQVFPATEISPETVTSSSYFNNQLGISSSXIWSSVQLGETTYKGFAV; encoded by the exons ATGCTGTTGAAGTCGGAGATGACAATGTCGGAAAAACAGAGGACTCCAGTCAAATGGCGGCGAAGCCACGGTGACTGCCACAGCTTGTCGCCCGTCTCGAATCAAGCGAGCCGGGTCAATGATTTTCAGGATCTGCTTGCACCTGGAGGTTGGCCTGAGTTGACCAAGTACGAGTTCTCCTCCACCGTGACGTGTTCGCCACCGCCGGAG GCGAACTCCGTGGCGGTCGGAGAGTTTCCGAAGAAGAGAAAGGccaacaagaacaaggaaCTGAAATCCAAACTGGGTAATGCTGAATCTGACAAAAGAATCAAACCaaatattgaagaagaagaagaaacagagaaaacagaggaaacagAGGAAACAGAGACGTCGAAACAGAGTTCAAGAGCTTCTGATTGCGTTCATGTAAGAGCCCGTCCAGGCCAAGCTACAGATAGCCATAGCCTCGCAGAACGA GcgaggagagagaagataaGTGAGAGAATGAAGTATTTGCAGAATTTGGTACCTGGGTGTAACAAAATTGCAGGAAAAGCTGGAATGCTggatgaaattataaattatgttcaatCTCTTCAGCAACAAGTGGAG TTCTTATCCATTAAGCTGGCCACTACGAATCCGACACTCGATTTCATCAATGTGGATGACCCTTTGTGTAAAcag GTGTTTCCGGCGACGGAAATCTCGCCGGAAACGGTTACTTCTTCATCGTACTTTAATAATCAGCTTGGAATCAGCTCAAGTTNCATTTGGAGCTCTGTTCAACTTGGGGAGACGACTTACAAAGGGTTTGCAGTATGA
- the LOC111795129 gene encoding putative pectinesterase 11 isoform X4: MAPVDMSTARLIRVDQSGKGDFRKIQEAIDSVPSRNNELVFIWIKPGTYREKIVVPEDKPFITLSGSKASDTIITWNQGRDLLQSPAISIFAADFVGRFLTIQNTYGTTGIAVALRVSADRAAFYGCRIISFQDTLLDDIGKHYFKNCYIEGATDFICGNAASLYEKCHLHSTSERGGAMTAQHRNTVAENTGFVFLGCKITGSGSTFLGRPWGDCSRVVFGYTHMSNVIVPEGWNDWGDHTKQRTVFYGEYKCYGPGANRAKRVAWSRSLSADEAAKLFTKDMIGGRGWLRPAPSHFKRSSSTIV, translated from the exons ATGGCTCCTGTAGATATGAGCACTGCCAGGCTGATCAGGGTAGACCAATCTGGAAAGGGAGATTTTAGGAAGATTCAAGAAGCCATTGATTCTGTTCCATCCCGAAACAATGAACTCGTTTTCATTTGGATCAAACCCGGAACTTATAG GGAGAAGATTGTGGTGCCGGAGGACAAGCCGTTCATAACATTGAGCGGCAGCAAAGCCTCCGACACCATAATCACATGGAACCAAGGAAGAGATTTACTTCAATCTCCGGCCATCTCTATCTTCGCCGCGGACTTCGTCGGCCGTTTTCTGACCATCCAGAACACATACGGCACCACCGGCATTGCGGTGGCGCTGAGGGTCTCCGCCGACAGAGCCGCCTTCTACGGCTGCCGGATCATATCCTTTCAAGACACCCTTCTTGACGACATCGGAAAACACTACTTCAAGAACTGTTACATCGAAGGCGCCACCGATTTCATCTGCGGAAACGCCGCTTCTCTCTacgag AAGTGTCATTTGCACTCAACGTCGGAGAGAGGCGGGGCGATGACGGCACAGCACCGTAACACAGTGGCGGAGAACACTGGGTTCGTGTTCTTGGGGTGCAAAATTACAGGAAGTGGATCGACTTTTCTTGGACGGCCATGGGGGGATTGCTCAAGAGTTGTGTTCGGCTACACTCATATGAGCAACGTTATTGTGCCGGAGGGCTGGAATGACTGGGGAGATCACACCAAGCAAAG AACGGTGTTCTACGGGGAATACAAATGCTACGGACCAGGGGCGAACAGAGCAAAAAGAGTAGCGTGGTCGCGCAGCCTCTCGGCGGATGAGGCTGCAAAACTCTTCACGAAAGACATGATCGGCGGTCGAGGTTGGCTCCGACCTGCTCCGTCTCATTTCAAGAGGAGCTCCTCCACCATTGTCTAG
- the LOC111795129 gene encoding putative pectinesterase 11 isoform X2 encodes MAPVDMSTARLIRVDQSGKGDFRKIQEAIDSVPSRNNELVFIWIKPGTYSREKIVVPEDKPFITLSGSKASDTIITWNQGRDLLQSPAISIFAADFVGRFLTIQNTYGTTGIAVALRVSADRAAFYGCRIISFQDTLLDDIGKHYFKNCYIEGATDFICGNAASLYEKCHLHSTSERGGAMTAQHRNTVAENTGFVFLGCKITGSGSTFLGRPWGDCSRVVFGYTHMSNVIVPEGWNDWGDHTKQRTVFYGEYKCYGPGANRAKRVAWSRSLSADEAAKLFTKDMIGGRGWLRPAPSHFKRSSSTIV; translated from the exons ATGGCTCCTGTAGATATGAGCACTGCCAGGCTGATCAGGGTAGACCAATCTGGAAAGGGAGATTTTAGGAAGATTCAAGAAGCCATTGATTCTGTTCCATCCCGAAACAATGAACTCGTTTTCATTTGGATCAAACCCGGAACTTATAG caGGGAGAAGATTGTGGTGCCGGAGGACAAGCCGTTCATAACATTGAGCGGCAGCAAAGCCTCCGACACCATAATCACATGGAACCAAGGAAGAGATTTACTTCAATCTCCGGCCATCTCTATCTTCGCCGCGGACTTCGTCGGCCGTTTTCTGACCATCCAGAACACATACGGCACCACCGGCATTGCGGTGGCGCTGAGGGTCTCCGCCGACAGAGCCGCCTTCTACGGCTGCCGGATCATATCCTTTCAAGACACCCTTCTTGACGACATCGGAAAACACTACTTCAAGAACTGTTACATCGAAGGCGCCACCGATTTCATCTGCGGAAACGCCGCTTCTCTCTacgag AAGTGTCATTTGCACTCAACGTCGGAGAGAGGCGGGGCGATGACGGCACAGCACCGTAACACAGTGGCGGAGAACACTGGGTTCGTGTTCTTGGGGTGCAAAATTACAGGAAGTGGATCGACTTTTCTTGGACGGCCATGGGGGGATTGCTCAAGAGTTGTGTTCGGCTACACTCATATGAGCAACGTTATTGTGCCGGAGGGCTGGAATGACTGGGGAGATCACACCAAGCAAAG AACGGTGTTCTACGGGGAATACAAATGCTACGGACCAGGGGCGAACAGAGCAAAAAGAGTAGCGTGGTCGCGCAGCCTCTCGGCGGATGAGGCTGCAAAACTCTTCACGAAAGACATGATCGGCGGTCGAGGTTGGCTCCGACCTGCTCCGTCTCATTTCAAGAGGAGCTCCTCCACCATTGTCTAG
- the LOC111795132 gene encoding isoflavone reductase homolog PCBER-like: protein MAQKLKVLIIGGTGYIGKFIVEASAKAGHPTYALVRESTLADSAKSSIIDNFRSLGVNFLFGDIFDNESLVKAIKQVDVVISTVGRTLLANQDKIISAIKQAGNVKRFLPSEFGNDVDRVHAVEPAKSMFAAKAEIRRAIEAEGIPHTFVVCNFFDGYFLRNFCQPGATDPPRDRVKIIGDGSPKVIYNKEEDIGTYTIRAIEDPRTLNKILYIRPPANIYSTNELVSLWEKKIGTTLERIYIPEEELLKNIQEAPFPLNTVLAISHTAFVKGDHTNFEIEPSFGVEASELYSDVKYTTVEEYLDQFV, encoded by the exons ATGGCGCAAAAGCTCAAGGTTCTCATCATCGGAGGAACTGGTTACATCGGAAAGTTTATAGTAGAAGCCAGCGCCAAAGCAGGTCATCCAACTTATGCATTGGTTCGGGAATCCACGCTTGCTGACTCCGCCAAGTCTTCGATTATCGATAATTTCAGGAGCTTGGGAGTCAATTTCCTCTTC GGCGATATCTTCGACAATGAGAGTCTGGTTAAGGCAATAAAGCAAGTTGATGTGGTGATATCCACCGTTGGTCGGACTCTGTTAGCCAATCAAGATAAGATCATATCTGCTATCAAACAAGCTGGTAATGTGAAG AGATTCTTACCCTCAGAATTTGGCAACGATGTGGATCGTGTCCACGCAGTGGAGCCGGCAAAATCAATGTTTGCTGCTAAGGCTGAAATTCGTAGGGCTATTGAAGCAGAGGGAATCCCCCATACGTTTGTTGTATGCAATTTCTTCGATGGTTACTTTCTTCGCAACTTTTGTCAGCCAGGAGCCACCGATCCACCTAGAGACAGAGTCAAAATCATTGGGGATGGAAGTCCCAAAG TGATTTACAACAAGGAAGAAGACATTGGCACGTACACCATCCGAGCCATCGAGGATCCAAGAACGCTCAATAAGATCTTGTACATTAGGCCTCCTGCCAACATCTACTCGACTAACGAGCTAGTCTCGCTGTGGGAGAAAAAAATTGGCACGACTCTTGAACGGATCTACATTCCTGAAGAGGAGCTATTGAAGAACATACAAG AGGCTCCATTTCCACTTAACACAGTATTGGCTATTAGTCATACTGCATTTGTGAAGGGAGATCATACCAACTTTGAGATTGAACCATCATTTGGAGTGGAAGCTTCAGAGCTATACTCAGATGTTAAATACACAACTGTGGAAGAATACCTCGACCAGTTTGTTTAG
- the LOC111795131 gene encoding adoMet-dependent rRNA methyltransferase spb1-like: MGKVKGKHRLDKYYRLAKEHGYRSRASWKLAQLDSKYNFLRSSHAVLDLCAAPGGWMQVAVERVPVGSLVVGVDLVPIAPVRGALAIEQDITRPECKARLKKIMNEKGCAAFDLVLHDGSPNVGGAWAQEAMSQNSLVIDSVKLATQLLAPKGTFVTKVFRSQDYSSVLYCLKQLFDKVEVDKPAASRSASAEIYVLGLRYKAPAKIDPRLLDVKHLFQGSVEPQRKVVDVLRGTKQKRHRDGYEDGDMTLRKESSASNFIWSDSPLEILGTVTTITFNDPACLPIKDHELTTEEVKTLCDDLGVLGKQDFKHLLKWRLHIRKALSPKQKVTSTSVNDAENEVKQDEDDKLLNEMEELTYAMERKKKREKKLLAKRKAKDKARKALGMQLDVMEDGYVDHELFSLSNIKGKNDLRVVDSTEYDDDNDEMGEQENGVTKEENHGSSDSDIDSDEERRRYDAHMEELLDQAYESFVARKEGSTKQRKRAKKAYSDDAELLKEDENGGDGPSDYDSDENLVDEDKNPLMVSLDDGGVPTEEEIANKWFSQDIFAEAVEDGDLKELVDSEDDMQIDRPKEKAAVSKEAKPNISKKEREKLKTSTNARETDKGDDGFEVVPAPATDSSDDSSSDESEDEDPGTKAEILACAKKMLRKKQREQILDDAYNKYMFDDTGLPSWFLDEERRHRQPIKPITKEEVAAMKAQFKEIDARPAKKVAEAKARKKRVAMKKLEKVRKKANSISDQADISDRSKRKMIDQLYKKAVPERPKKEFVVAKKGVQVRVGKGKVLVDRRMKKDMRKHGMSKQGKGSKKGKGKNSKAPRGKGGPAKASGKKGRKGNK; the protein is encoded by the exons ATGGGCAAGGTCAAGGGAAAGCATCGTTTGGACAAGTACTACCGCCTTGCCAAAGAACATGGCTATCGCTCTCGTGCCTCCTGGAAACTCGCCCAGCTCGACTCCAAATACAACTTCCTCCGATCCTCCCATGCCGTCCTCGATCTCTGCGCCGCCCCTGGTGGTTGGATGCAAGTCGCCGTTGAGCGAGTTCCCGTCGGTAGCCTGGTTGTTGGAGTCGATTTGGTTCCTATTGCGCCCGTTCGCGGTGCGCTCGCTATTGAGCAGGATATCACCAGGCCGGAGTGCAAGGCGAGGCTCAAGAAGATTATGAACGAGAAAGGATGTGCTGCTTTTGATTTGGTCTTGCACGATGGGTCGCCGAATGTTGGTGGAGCTTGGGCGCAGGAGGCTATGAGCCAGAATTCGTTGGTTATTGATTCTGTCAAATTAGCTACTCAATTACTGGCTCCTAAGGGTACATTTGTTACCAAG GTTTTCAGGTCACAAGATTACAGTTCTGTCCTATATTGTCTCAAGCAG TTGTTTGACAAGGTCGAGGTGGATAAACCAGCAGCAAGTCGATCTGCATCTgctgaaatttatgttttggGTCTTAGGTATAAGGCTCCTGCAAAGATCGATCCTCGTCTTCTTGATGTGAAGCACCTATTTCAAGGATCTGTAGAACCCCAACGGAAG GTTGTGGATGTACTTagaggaacaaaacaaaagaggcATCGTGATGG ATACGAAGATGGAGACATGACTCTTCGGAAAGAATCTTCTGCATCTAATTTCATCTGGTCAGATTCTCCTCTTGAGATCCTAGGAACTGTTACTACTATAACTTTTAACGATCCTGCTTGCTTGCCGATTAAGGATCATGAATTAACAACTGAAGAG GTTAAGACACTGTGTGATGATTTGGGTGTCTTGGGAAAGCAAGATTTTAAGCATCTGCTGAA GTGGCGATTGCACATAAGAAAGGCATTATCTCCCAAGCAAAAGGTTACGTCCACTTCTGTTAATGATGCTGAAAATGAGGTTAAGCAAGATGAAGATGATAAATTACTAAACGAGATGGAGGAGCTGACGTATGCTATGGAacggaagaagaaaagggaaaagaagcTTCTTGCAAAAAGGAAAGCTAAG GACAAAGCTAGGAAAGCGTTGGGGATGCAACTAGATGTCATGGAAGATGGTTATGTTGATCACGAGTTATTCTCTCTTTCTAACATCAAG GGTAAGAATGATTTAAGAGTCGTTGATTCAACtgaatatgatgatgataatgatgaGATGGGAGAACAAGAAAATGGTGTAACCAAAGAGGAAAACCATGGGTCTTCAGATAGTGATATTGACTCTGATGAAGAGCGCAGAAG GTATGATGCACACATGGAGGAATTGTTGGACCAGGCTTATGAAAGCTTTGTTGCCAGAAAAGAAGGAAGTACAAAGCAGCGAAAACGTGCAAAAAAAGCCTATTCTGATGATGCCGAGCTGCTTAAG GAGGATGAGAATGGAGGTGATGGTCCATCTGATTATGACTCTGATGAGAACCTGGTAGATGAGGATAAGAATCCACTGATGGTATCTCTTGATGATGGTGGAGTGCCAACTGAAGAGGAGATCGCAAACAAGTGGTTCAGTCAGGATATTTTTGCTGAAGCAGTAGAGGATGGAGATTTGAAGGAGTTGGTGGATAGCGAAGATGATATGCAGATTGATagaccaaaagaaaaagctgCTGTTTCCAAGGAAGCCAAACcaaatatttcaaagaaagaaagagagaagttGAAAACTTCAACAAATGCAAGAGAAACTGATAAAGGAGACGATGGATTCGAGGTAGTCCCTGCCCCGGCTACGGATTCAAGCGATGATTCATCTTCTGATGAATCTGAGGATGAAGATCCTGGCACAAAGGCTGAGATATTGGCATGTGCAAAGAAAATGCTGAGGAAAAAGCAAAGAGAGCAGATTCTTGATGATGCTTACAACAAATACATGTTCGATGATACAGGCTTGCCCTCGTGGTTTTTGGATGAGGAGCGAAGACACCGACAGCCAATAAAGCCTATAACCAAAGAGGAGGTTGCTGCAATGAAAGCACAGTTTAAGGAAATTGATGCCCGCCCTGCTAAGAAGGTAGCTGAAGCTAAAGCACGCAAGAAACGAGTTGCAATGAAGAAACTCGAGAAGGTTCGCAAGAAGGCAAATTCCATCTCAGACCAGGCTGATATATCAGATAGATCAAAGAGGAAGATGATCGATCAACTCTACAAAAAAGCAGTACCCGAGAGACCCAAAAAGGAATTTGTGGTTGCAAAGAAAGGAGTTCAAGTCAGGGTTGGAAAGGGTAAAGTCTTGGTCGATCGACGTATGAAGAAGGACATGAGGAAGCATGGAATGAGCAAGCAGGGAAAAGGTTCAAagaagggaaagggaaagaacTCCAAGGCTCCAAGAGGCAAGGGAGGACCTGCTAAGGCTTCGGggaagaagggaagaaaaggaaacaaatga
- the LOC111795133 gene encoding protein RER1A-like: MDGIGGETASAAAPLSQWQHDISRLYQYYLDKTTPHAVYRWIGTLFVVAIYALRVYYIQGFYIVSYGLGIYILNLLIGFLSPLVDPEMEVSDGPLLPTKGSDEFKPFIRRLPEFKFWYSFTKAFCIAFVMTFFSIFDVPVFWPILLCYWIVLFVLTMRRQISHMIKYKYIPFSLGKQKYGGKKPSAGSSISNND; encoded by the exons ATGGACGGTATAGGAGGTGAAACTGCCTCAGCGGCAGCACCATTGAGTCAGTGGCAACATGATATTTCAAGGCTTTATCAATATTATCTGGATAAGACTACCCCACATGCTGTCTACAGATGGATTGGAACCCTTTTTGTAGTGGCAATTTATGCTTTGAGGGTCTACTATATTCAAGGGTTCTACATTGTTTCATATGGTTTGGGTATCTATATACTCAATTTGTTGATTGGATTTTTGTCGCCCTTGGTTGACCCGGAGATGGAAGTTTCGGATGGACCTTTGCTGCCAACTAAAGGTTCAGATGAATTCAAGCCGTTCATTCGCCGACTTCCAGAGTTTAAATTTTG GTACTCTTTTACAAAGGCCTTTTGCATTGCCTTCGTAATGACCTTCTTTTCCATATTCGACGTGCCCGTCTTCTGGCCTATCTTACTTTGTTACTGGATTGTCCTTTTTGTGCTGACAATGAGGCGTCAGATTTCACATATgatcaaatacaaatacatTCCATTTAGTCTTGGAAAGCAG AAGTACGGTGGGAAGAAACCTTCTGCAGGTAGCAGTATCTCCAACAACGATTGA